DNA sequence from the Coffea eugenioides isolate CCC68of chromosome 9, Ceug_1.0, whole genome shotgun sequence genome:
GTTATCATGTCCACACAAAAATTGTGCCTGCCCCAAGCGAAGATAAGACCCCCACTGATGACACTGCTGAGTCCACTGAAAAGAAGTCAAAGAAACGACCTTTAGGGAACCGTGAAGCTGTGCGCAAGTATCGGGAGAAGAAAAAGGCTAGGGCTGCTTCATTGGAGGATGAGGTTGTTAAGTTGAGGGCTTTGAATCAGCAACTGATGAAGAGGCTGCAGGGTCAGGCTGTTTTGGAAGCTGAGATTGCAAGGCTTAAGTGCTTGCTTGTGGATATCAGAGGAAGGATTGAAGGTGAGATTGGATCTTTCCCATATCAGAAGTCAGCCAACAAGAGTGGGGATGCTTATCTTGCTAATCATAATCTGCCGGCTGCATATGTGATGAATCCGTGTAATGTGCGATGTGATGATCAACTTTACTGTCTTCATCCTGGATCAGAAGGCAGAAGTGCTGAAGCTGCAACATTGAATGGTCAAGGCTTCAATGATTGTGAATTTGAGAATCTTCATTGTTTAGGCAACCAAAATTCAGGCTTGAAGGAGCTTCCTGGTTGTGGAATGGGCAATGGCGTGCCTTCTACCAA
Encoded proteins:
- the LOC113782922 gene encoding basic leucine zipper 23-like isoform X2; the encoded protein is MDDGELEFSNHEMFSNSSFGDLPSSCSMGSFLDEILKDTHACTHTHTCNPPGPDNSHTHTCYHVHTKIVPAPSEDKTPTDDTAESTEKKSKKRPLGNREAVRKYREKKKARAASLEDEVVKLRALNQQLMKRLQGQAVLEAEIARLKCLLVDIRGRIEGEIGSFPYQKSANKSGDAYLANHNLPAAYVMNPCNVRCDDQLYCLHPGSEGRSAEAATLNGQGFNDCEFENLHCLGNQNSGLKELPGCGMGNGVPSTNTSNGNKKKGVARSGTGG
- the LOC113782922 gene encoding basic leucine zipper 23-like isoform X1 — its product is MDDGELEFSNHEMFSNSSFGDLPSSCSMGSFLDEILKDTHACTHTHTCNPPGPDNSHTHTCYHVHTKIVPAPSEDKTPTDDTAESTEKKSKKRPLGNREAVRKYREKKKARAASLEDEVVKLRALNQQLMKRLQGQAVLEAEIARLKCLLVDIRGRIEGEIGSFPYQKSANKSGDAYLANHNLPAAYVMNPCNVRCDDQLYCLHPGSEGRSAEAATLNGQGFNDCEFENLHCLGNQNSGLKELPGCGMGNGVPSTNTSNGNKKKRSCTLRNRRLTSYPGSFLIVFFQSLEVRSSPLDLLSSIGGDCFQIFMNHQQPLFCECYVKQNRSLSVAGRCYEGETKFLGFL